From one Comamonas piscis genomic stretch:
- a CDS encoding ATP-binding cassette domain-containing protein has protein sequence MALITLLNAQLAFGHVALLDHADFALESQERVGLIGRNGAGKSSLLKILAGMEKADDGNLQLQNGIRIAYVAQEPNLNLEHTVFEAASHGMAAVSAVRDRYFAAEDGEDLDALQSQIEAFDAWNWEQRVEETLQRLHLDPQALVGNLSGGVKKRVALAQALVLRPDVLFLDEPTNHLDLDSIAWLEELLKEFKGSIITITHDRSFLDAVATRIVELDRGQLRSYPGNFAQYVVQKQEQLAQESVINAKADKLLAQEEIWIRKGVEARRTRSQSRIERLKVMRGEHAARRTAQGSVKMDIASGTGNGYQGKIVAELTDVSKSFGDRTIVRNFSTTVLRGDKIGLLGPNGAGKTTLLKMILGELAADSGDIRQGANLQVAYFDQMRDAINLDATLEDFISPGSEWIEIGNQRKHVKSYLSDFLFSPARAHSPVRSLSGGERNRLLLARLFARPANVLVLDEPTNDLDIDTLDLLEDLLQQYDGTVFLVSHDRTFMDNVVTSIIAAEGDGHWREYEGSVQDWLIQSRRSREIAEQRDAAQANKLAKDTKAAAAAPAPAPAVAAAPAAQAKRKLSYKDQRDLDLLPARIAELETEQKSIQAKLADGNLFTKDYGQAMQLQQRDTVIEGELLEALMRWEELSS, from the coding sequence ATGGCATTGATTACCTTATTGAACGCGCAGCTGGCCTTTGGCCACGTTGCCTTACTGGACCACGCAGACTTCGCCCTGGAGTCCCAGGAGCGGGTTGGCCTGATTGGCCGCAATGGCGCAGGCAAGTCCTCGCTGTTGAAGATTCTGGCAGGCATGGAGAAGGCCGATGACGGCAACCTCCAACTGCAGAACGGCATACGCATCGCCTATGTTGCCCAGGAACCCAACCTGAACCTGGAGCACACGGTGTTTGAAGCCGCCTCCCATGGGATGGCTGCGGTCTCCGCTGTGCGTGATCGCTATTTTGCGGCCGAGGATGGCGAAGACCTGGATGCGCTGCAATCCCAGATTGAGGCCTTTGATGCCTGGAACTGGGAGCAGCGCGTAGAAGAAACCTTGCAGCGCCTGCATTTGGATCCGCAGGCACTTGTCGGCAATCTGTCCGGCGGTGTGAAGAAGCGTGTGGCCCTGGCCCAGGCGCTGGTGCTGCGTCCCGATGTGCTGTTTCTTGATGAGCCCACCAACCACCTGGACCTGGACTCTATTGCCTGGCTGGAAGAGCTGCTCAAGGAATTCAAGGGCAGCATCATCACGATTACCCATGATCGCTCCTTTCTGGACGCGGTGGCAACCCGCATTGTGGAGCTGGACCGTGGCCAGCTGCGCAGCTACCCTGGCAACTTTGCCCAGTACGTGGTGCAAAAGCAGGAGCAGCTGGCACAAGAGTCGGTGATCAATGCCAAGGCGGATAAATTGTTGGCCCAGGAAGAGATTTGGATCCGTAAAGGTGTGGAAGCACGCCGCACCCGCAGCCAAAGCCGGATCGAACGGCTCAAGGTGATGCGGGGTGAGCATGCCGCACGGCGCACGGCCCAGGGCAGTGTCAAGATGGATATCGCATCCGGTACCGGCAATGGCTACCAGGGCAAGATCGTTGCCGAGCTGACTGACGTCAGCAAGAGTTTTGGCGATCGGACCATTGTGCGCAACTTCAGCACCACGGTGCTGCGCGGCGACAAGATCGGCCTGCTGGGCCCCAATGGCGCCGGCAAGACCACCTTGCTGAAGATGATTCTGGGCGAGCTGGCGGCCGATAGCGGCGATATCCGCCAAGGCGCCAATCTGCAGGTGGCCTATTTTGACCAGATGCGCGATGCGATCAATCTGGATGCGACCCTGGAAGACTTCATCAGCCCGGGCAGCGAATGGATCGAGATTGGCAACCAGCGCAAGCATGTCAAAAGCTACCTGAGCGATTTCCTGTTCTCACCGGCGCGTGCGCATTCCCCTGTGCGCTCCTTGTCGGGGGGCGAGCGCAACCGCTTGCTGCTGGCCCGTCTGTTCGCCCGCCCCGCCAATGTGCTGGTGCTGGACGAGCCGACCAATGACCTGGACATCGACACCTTGGACTTGCTGGAAGACTTGCTGCAGCAGTATGACGGCACCGTGTTCCTCGTCAGCCATGACCGGACCTTCATGGACAACGTGGTCACCAGCATCATCGCCGCCGAAGGCGATGGCCATTGGCGCGAATACGAAGGCTCGGTGCAGGACTGGCTGATCCAGTCGCGCCGTTCGCGCGAGATCGCCGAGCAGCGCGATGCCGCCCAGGCCAACAAACTCGCCAAAGACACCAAGGCCGCCGCAGCTGCACCCGCGCCAGCGCCAGCAGTGGCCGCAGCGCCTGCTGCCCAAGCCAAGCGCAAGCTCAGCTACAAAGACCAGCGCGATCTGGATTTGCTGCCCGCACGCATTGCGGAGTTGGAGACGGAGCAAAAGAGCATCCAGGCCAAGCTGGCCGACGGCAACCTCTTCACCAAGGACTATGGCCAGGCGATGCAGTTGCAGCAGCGCGATACGGTGATTGAAGGCGAACTGCTGGAAGCGCTGATGCGTTGGGAAGAACTGTCCAGCTGA
- a CDS encoding PLP-dependent aminotransferase family protein — protein sequence MLTRDTTHSLTEQLAARFAERIRSRLLPAGARLPSVRACAAQQSVSPYTVVAAYDLLQAQGLVEARRQRGFYVRDYVAKAAVPITPAAPEAQGKTLKDAVSLSLPAASARINATSLIRGMMHKATHPQPGAGMFPPEWLQNQFLQSALRKVVGSDALHAMHWSYGVPMGDELLRQLLAERLKGLGLPVGYEQVMTTMGATQALDIVSRTLLKAGDAVMVEEPGWSVEFARLAALGMQVLPVPRGPDGPDLAVMRHYCETHAPKLYVSVSVLHNPTSYSLHPAAAHQVLQLAQAYNFYIVEDDTYSHIAPEHATRLSVLDGLKRSIYVSGFAKILAPNWRVGYMVAPPDLVDRMLDTKLLSTLTSPAMMERAMALCMENGQLRRHIERMRSHLVQARKHSVPLALEAGCQFVTEPAGMFGWVETGMDTEVLAQRMLDENYLIAPGSLFHASRKPSTLMRINYACTQDASFWRVYQRVRAEFPQAEPMPR from the coding sequence ATGCTGACCCGCGACACCACCCATTCCCTCACCGAGCAATTGGCCGCCCGCTTTGCCGAGCGCATCCGGTCGCGCCTCTTGCCAGCGGGCGCACGCCTGCCTTCAGTGCGCGCCTGCGCCGCCCAGCAAAGCGTGAGCCCCTACACGGTGGTGGCGGCCTATGATTTGCTGCAGGCCCAGGGTTTGGTGGAGGCCCGCCGGCAGCGCGGTTTTTATGTGCGCGACTATGTGGCCAAGGCGGCGGTGCCCATCACGCCGGCAGCGCCTGAAGCCCAAGGCAAAACCTTGAAGGATGCGGTATCGCTGTCCTTGCCGGCTGCATCGGCCCGCATCAATGCCACCTCGCTGATCCGCGGCATGATGCACAAGGCCACGCATCCGCAGCCGGGGGCGGGCATGTTTCCACCTGAATGGCTGCAGAACCAGTTTTTGCAATCTGCCTTGCGCAAGGTAGTGGGATCGGATGCGCTGCATGCCATGCATTGGAGCTACGGCGTGCCCATGGGCGATGAGCTGCTGCGCCAACTGCTGGCCGAGCGGCTCAAGGGCCTGGGCTTGCCGGTGGGTTACGAGCAGGTGATGACCACCATGGGGGCGACCCAGGCCTTGGATATTGTCAGCCGCACCCTGCTGAAGGCTGGCGATGCGGTGATGGTGGAAGAACCTGGTTGGTCGGTAGAGTTTGCCCGGCTGGCGGCGCTGGGCATGCAGGTGCTGCCGGTGCCGCGCGGGCCCGATGGACCCGATCTGGCCGTCATGCGCCATTACTGCGAAACCCATGCGCCCAAGCTCTATGTCAGCGTCAGCGTATTGCACAACCCCACCAGCTACAGCCTGCACCCGGCAGCGGCCCACCAGGTGTTGCAGCTGGCGCAGGCCTATAACTTTTATATCGTCGAGGACGACACCTACAGCCATATCGCGCCCGAGCATGCGACCCGGCTCAGCGTGCTCGATGGCCTCAAGCGCAGCATCTATGTGAGTGGTTTTGCCAAGATTCTGGCGCCCAACTGGCGCGTGGGCTATATGGTGGCGCCGCCCGACTTAGTGGACCGCATGCTGGACACCAAGCTGCTGTCCACCTTGACCAGTCCGGCGATGATGGAGCGCGCGATGGCGCTGTGCATGGAAAACGGCCAGCTGCGGCGCCATATTGAGCGCATGCGCAGCCACCTGGTGCAGGCGCGCAAGCACAGCGTGCCGCTGGCACTGGAGGCGGGCTGCCAGTTTGTCACCGAGCCCGCCGGCATGTTCGGCTGGGTGGAGACCGGCATGGACACCGAGGTGCTGGCCCAGCGCATGCTGGATGAGAACTACCTGATCGCTCCCGGTAGCCTGTTCCATGCCAGCCGCAAGCCCTCTACCCTCATGCGCATTAACTACGCCTGCACGCAAGATGCCAGCTTCTGGCGCGTCTACCAGCGGGTGCGCGCGGAGTTTCCACAAGCCGAACCTATGCCGCGCTGA
- a CDS encoding LysE family translocator, producing MTAVEFSAFLVLATAMSFTPGPNTTMAAAMGANWGLKPAMRFVWGVPIGWGALLLLCASGVGALVMAVPALKGAIKAVGIVYLVWLAYKLSRSGQLAETKNGHLLGFWQAVGLQFVNVKAWLLALAIVAGWIVGFQDALARLAIVLPVMLFFAFASNFLYASVGALLRSWLAQGQRLLWFNRAMALILVLTAIWMIKA from the coding sequence ATGACCGCCGTAGAGTTCAGTGCATTTCTGGTTCTGGCCACCGCCATGAGCTTCACCCCCGGGCCCAACACCACCATGGCCGCAGCCATGGGTGCCAACTGGGGGCTCAAACCCGCCATGCGTTTTGTATGGGGCGTACCGATTGGCTGGGGCGCCCTGCTGCTGCTCTGCGCCAGCGGCGTCGGTGCGCTGGTGATGGCCGTGCCCGCGCTCAAAGGCGCCATCAAGGCCGTCGGCATTGTTTACCTGGTCTGGCTGGCCTACAAGCTCAGCCGCAGCGGCCAACTGGCCGAGACCAAGAACGGCCATCTGCTCGGTTTTTGGCAGGCTGTGGGCTTGCAGTTTGTCAACGTCAAGGCCTGGTTGTTGGCGCTGGCCATTGTCGCGGGCTGGATTGTCGGCTTTCAGGATGCCTTAGCGCGCCTGGCCATCGTGCTGCCGGTGATGCTGTTCTTCGCTTTTGCCAGCAACTTTCTCTATGCCTCGGTCGGCGCGCTGCTGCGCAGCTGGCTGGCCCAGGGCCAGCGCTTGCTCTGGTTCAACCGGGCCATGGCGCTGATTCTGGTGCTGACGGCAATATGGATGATCAAGGCCTGA
- a CDS encoding PLP-dependent aminotransferase family protein yields the protein MTNWTLAKRAASMNPSVIREILKVTEKPGIISLAGGLPSPKTFPISAFKEAADKVLLQDGAAALQYAASEGYAPLREFVAQQLPWDVSPDQVLITTGSQQGLDLMGKILLDEGSRLLVETPTYLGALQAFSPQQPDVVGVDSDDQGVVPDDLARKAGEGARKARMVYLLPNFQNPTGRSMDEARRQAVVDQLATLGIPFLEDNPYGDLWFDEAPPAPLTARNPEGGVYLGSFSKVLAPGLRLGYVVAPKAIYAKLLQAKQAADLHTPTFNQRMVAEVVQNGFLDQHVPTIRALYKKQRDAMLAALTEHFAGLDVQWTTPTGGMFLWLRMPEGVDTVAMLPAAVERNVAYVPGSAFYASQPDHRTMRLSFVTASEAQIHIGIKALADTVRSTLAAR from the coding sequence ATGACGAACTGGACCTTGGCCAAACGCGCCGCCAGCATGAACCCCTCGGTGATCCGCGAGATCCTGAAAGTGACCGAGAAGCCCGGCATCATCAGCCTGGCTGGCGGCCTGCCGTCGCCCAAGACTTTTCCGATCAGCGCCTTCAAGGAAGCGGCGGACAAAGTACTGCTGCAAGACGGTGCTGCCGCCCTGCAATACGCCGCCAGCGAAGGCTATGCACCGCTGCGCGAATTCGTCGCCCAGCAACTGCCCTGGGATGTGAGCCCTGACCAGGTGTTGATCACCACCGGCTCCCAGCAAGGCCTGGACCTGATGGGCAAGATTTTGCTCGATGAAGGCAGCCGCTTGCTGGTGGAGACCCCCACCTACCTGGGCGCGTTGCAGGCCTTCTCGCCCCAGCAGCCCGACGTGGTGGGGGTGGACAGCGATGACCAGGGCGTGGTCCCAGACGACCTGGCGCGCAAGGCCGGCGAAGGCGCGCGCAAGGCACGCATGGTGTACCTGCTGCCCAACTTCCAAAACCCCACCGGGCGCAGCATGGACGAAGCCCGCCGCCAGGCCGTGGTGGACCAGCTCGCCACGCTCGGCATTCCGTTTCTGGAAGACAACCCCTATGGCGACCTGTGGTTTGACGAGGCACCGCCCGCTCCGCTGACGGCCCGCAATCCGGAGGGCGGCGTCTACCTGGGCTCGTTTTCTAAGGTGCTGGCACCCGGCCTGCGCCTGGGCTATGTGGTCGCACCCAAGGCCATCTACGCCAAACTGCTGCAGGCCAAGCAGGCGGCCGATCTGCACACCCCCACCTTCAACCAGCGCATGGTGGCCGAGGTGGTGCAAAACGGTTTTCTCGACCAGCATGTGCCCACCATCCGCGCGCTCTACAAAAAGCAGCGTGATGCGATGCTCGCTGCACTGACCGAGCATTTTGCAGGCCTGGATGTGCAGTGGACCACGCCCACCGGCGGCATGTTCCTGTGGCTGCGCATGCCCGAAGGCGTGGACACCGTTGCCATGCTGCCAGCCGCCGTCGAGCGCAATGTGGCCTATGTGCCAGGCAGCGCGTTCTATGCCAGCCAGCCGGACCACCGCACGATGCGCCTCTCGTTCGTGACTGCATCTGAAGCGCAGATCCACATCGGCATCAAGGCGCTGGCCGATACCGTGCGCTCCACCTTGGCCGCCCGGTAA
- a CDS encoding glutathione S-transferase family protein has protein sequence MLKIWGRISSINVRKAVWAAQEVGVPFERIDAGGTYGGTRSAEYLALNPNALVPAMADGEGAMALQLFESNVIVRYLCARYAPGVLYPAGLAQRFDAERWMDWQQTAMNPAGRDAFIQQIRTPAEQRDPAKIAASVAAMQPLLQMLDQQLAQGPYLQGAQFGMADIPLGCELHRWWGLPDQDGSRSRYPHVARWFAALQARPAAQGVLDLALS, from the coding sequence ATGCTGAAAATCTGGGGCCGTATCAGCTCGATCAATGTGCGCAAGGCCGTCTGGGCGGCGCAAGAAGTGGGCGTGCCGTTTGAGCGCATCGATGCCGGCGGCACGTATGGCGGCACCCGCAGCGCCGAGTATCTGGCGCTGAACCCCAACGCGCTGGTGCCGGCGATGGCCGATGGCGAAGGCGCCATGGCGCTGCAGCTGTTTGAATCGAACGTGATTGTGCGCTACCTCTGCGCCCGCTACGCCCCCGGCGTGCTCTACCCCGCCGGCCTGGCCCAGCGCTTTGATGCCGAGCGCTGGATGGACTGGCAGCAAACGGCGATGAACCCTGCCGGGCGCGATGCCTTTATCCAGCAGATCCGCACCCCCGCAGAGCAGCGCGACCCGGCCAAGATTGCGGCATCCGTGGCCGCCATGCAGCCTTTGCTGCAGATGCTGGACCAGCAGCTTGCGCAGGGCCCTTACCTGCAAGGTGCGCAGTTCGGCATGGCCGACATTCCGCTGGGCTGCGAGCTGCACCGCTGGTGGGGCCTGCCCGACCAAGATGGCTCCCGCAGCCGCTACCCGCATGTGGCGCGCTGGTTTGCAGCGCTGCAGGCACGGCCCGCCGCCCAAGGCGTGCTGGACCTGGCCCTGAGCTGA
- a CDS encoding PhzF family phenazine biosynthesis protein: protein MRTRRFMQVDVFSEETYCGNPLAVVLDGEGLDDAAMQRFARWTNLSETTFLLPPTPEGHAQGADYRVRIFTPGGELPFAGHPTLGSCHAWLAAGGQPQQAGRIVQECAKGLVPLQQEAQTGRLAFAAPALIRSDIADAELAPVLQAAGLQPSQVLARQKLNNGPVFWALLLDDPDTVLALQPDLSALHGLGMELAIAALHPQAGKTLIGRASREARAFDGAAAPAARPPEADIEVRVWFSTGASLSEDPITGSLNASLAQWLLADGHLQAPYVASQGINLDRSGIVNIAQDATGQVWVGGHVSAGIQGEVLL, encoded by the coding sequence ATGCGCACACGGCGCTTCATGCAAGTCGACGTATTTTCTGAAGAGACCTATTGCGGCAATCCGCTGGCCGTGGTGCTGGATGGGGAAGGTCTAGACGATGCCGCGATGCAGCGCTTCGCCCGCTGGACCAACCTGTCCGAAACCACCTTTTTGCTGCCGCCTACACCCGAGGGCCATGCCCAGGGCGCGGACTACCGGGTGCGCATCTTCACCCCCGGCGGCGAACTGCCCTTTGCCGGCCACCCCACCCTGGGCAGTTGCCATGCCTGGTTGGCTGCAGGCGGCCAGCCCCAGCAGGCCGGCCGCATCGTGCAAGAGTGCGCCAAGGGCCTGGTGCCCTTGCAGCAAGAGGCGCAGACTGGCCGCCTCGCCTTTGCCGCACCGGCGCTGATCCGCAGCGATATTGCCGATGCAGAGCTGGCCCCTGTGCTCCAGGCCGCTGGCCTGCAGCCCAGCCAGGTGCTGGCTCGGCAAAAGCTCAACAACGGCCCCGTGTTTTGGGCCTTGTTGCTGGATGACCCTGACACCGTTCTGGCGCTGCAGCCCGACCTCAGCGCCCTGCATGGCCTGGGCATGGAGCTGGCGATTGCCGCCTTGCACCCGCAGGCCGGTAAGACCTTGATTGGCCGCGCCAGCCGCGAGGCCCGCGCCTTTGACGGCGCAGCAGCGCCAGCTGCACGCCCGCCCGAAGCGGATATCGAAGTGCGTGTCTGGTTCAGCACCGGTGCCAGCCTCAGCGAAGACCCCATCACCGGCAGCCTCAATGCCAGCCTGGCGCAGTGGCTGCTGGCCGATGGCCATCTGCAGGCGCCCTATGTTGCCAGCCAGGGCATCAACCTGGATCGCAGCGGCATCGTCAACATCGCGCAAGATGCCACCGGCCAGGTCTGGGTGGGTGGCCATGTCTCCGCCGGCATCCAGGGCGAGGTGCTGCTGTGA
- a CDS encoding VOC family protein, translated as MSGAGLDHLVVMAASLEEGVAWCEATLGLTPDTGGQHAFMGTHNRLLRTSSPAFASSYLEIIAIDPQGQAPSNHRRWFDMDDPALQAQVRSQGPQLTHWVARANGIAQATDALRTLGHAAGTPQAASRQTPRGLLAWQIGLRPDGQRLLQGLLPTLIEWGDQHPAANLADKGVTLQQLQLLHPDADALQTALQALGLDGNPALQVAQASAPALVAHLHTPRGPVQLRSAL; from the coding sequence GTGAGCGGCGCCGGACTGGACCACCTGGTCGTCATGGCCGCCAGCCTGGAAGAAGGTGTGGCCTGGTGCGAAGCGACTTTGGGCCTGACGCCTGATACGGGCGGCCAGCATGCTTTTATGGGCACCCACAACCGCCTGCTGCGCACCAGCAGCCCGGCCTTTGCCAGCAGCTATCTGGAGATCATCGCCATCGACCCGCAAGGCCAGGCGCCCAGCAACCATCGCCGCTGGTTTGACATGGATGACCCGGCTCTGCAGGCCCAGGTGCGCAGCCAGGGCCCGCAGCTGACCCACTGGGTTGCACGCGCCAACGGCATCGCCCAGGCCACTGATGCGTTGCGGACGCTAGGCCATGCCGCTGGCACGCCCCAGGCCGCCAGCCGGCAAACACCCCGCGGGCTGCTGGCCTGGCAGATTGGGCTGCGCCCCGATGGCCAGCGCCTGCTCCAAGGCCTGCTGCCGACCTTGATCGAATGGGGGGACCAGCACCCAGCAGCCAACCTAGCCGACAAAGGCGTCACCCTGCAGCAGCTGCAGTTGCTGCACCCCGATGCCGATGCTCTGCAAACGGCGCTGCAAGCGCTGGGCCTGGATGGCAACCCGGCCTTGCAAGTAGCGCAGGCCAGCGCGCCTGCGCTGGTGGCGCATTTGCACACGCCCAGGGGGCCGGTGCAGCTGCGCAGCGCCCTTTGA
- a CDS encoding threonine dehydratase, with amino-acid sequence MQTPSLPSLAEIEDASRIVYRDFQATPQYRWQLLGERLGAECWLKHENHTPVGAFKIRGGLSYFAQMAARGTLPAQVISATRGNHGQSIAWAARSHGVRCTIVVPHGNSVEKNMAMRSLGAELIEHGDDFQAAREHAIALAEQTGAHMVPSYHPDLVSGVSTYWWEFLRAVPHLQTVYVPIGLGSGACSAIAAKLALQHPVRIVGVISTGATTYRDSIAAGEVVEAAVSTDIADGMAVRRADPLALPVLRQHLDRLVAISDDEVRTAMRCLFTDTHNVAEGAGAAALAAALQERELIAGQTIGLALTGGNVDAAVFSQVLAG; translated from the coding sequence ATGCAAACCCCCTCCCTCCCCAGCCTCGCCGAGATCGAGGACGCCTCCCGCATCGTCTACCGTGATTTCCAGGCCACGCCGCAGTACCGCTGGCAGCTGCTGGGCGAGCGCCTGGGGGCGGAATGCTGGCTCAAGCACGAGAACCACACGCCGGTGGGGGCCTTCAAGATCCGTGGCGGTCTGTCTTACTTCGCGCAGATGGCAGCGCGCGGCACCCTGCCCGCCCAGGTGATCAGCGCCACGCGAGGAAACCACGGCCAGAGCATTGCCTGGGCCGCGCGCAGCCATGGCGTGCGCTGCACCATCGTCGTGCCCCATGGCAACTCGGTCGAAAAGAACATGGCGATGCGCTCGCTGGGCGCCGAGCTGATAGAGCACGGCGACGACTTCCAGGCCGCCCGCGAGCATGCGATCGCGCTGGCTGAGCAGACTGGTGCCCATATGGTGCCCAGCTACCACCCGGATCTGGTCAGCGGCGTCAGCACCTATTGGTGGGAATTTTTGCGCGCAGTGCCGCATTTGCAGACCGTCTATGTGCCGATTGGCCTGGGCTCGGGCGCCTGCTCGGCCATCGCAGCCAAGCTGGCCTTGCAGCACCCGGTGCGCATTGTGGGAGTGATCAGCACCGGCGCCACCACCTACCGCGACTCCATCGCCGCCGGTGAAGTGGTCGAAGCCGCCGTCAGCACCGATATTGCCGATGGCATGGCCGTGCGCCGCGCCGACCCACTGGCCCTCCCCGTGCTGCGCCAGCACTTGGACCGCCTGGTAGCGATCAGCGATGACGAGGTACGCACAGCGATGCGCTGTTTGTTCACCGACACCCACAATGTCGCCGAAGGTGCAGGTGCGGCTGCATTGGCAGCTGCGTTGCAAGAGCGCGAACTGATCGCCGGCCAGACCATTGGCCTGGCGTTGACGGGTGGCAATGTGGATGCGGCTGTGTTCAGCCAGGTGCTGGCCGGCTGA
- a CDS encoding creatininase family protein, translating into MPASENPAVAPWSSRFWAEISTREFAQAQTSGLAASTVAVLPVGAVEQHGPHLPVSVDATLLEGIVAAAMPLLPAEVPVLVLPAQNIGLSTEHLNFPGTLSLPPKLIIDLWTALGQAVARAGIRKLLMFNTHGGQVAVMDIVARELRMAHGMLVYSSSWGGLPLPAEVTGLFSAEEHRFGIHGGEVETSMMLHLAPAQVDMAQAGCFHSTSQDRAQRFAIVGNGKSAKMGWAMEDYNPCGAVGNAAGATADKGRAVVEAAAQQLALLLQEIHQLAWTVTPR; encoded by the coding sequence ATGCCCGCCTCTGAAAACCCTGCTGTCGCCCCCTGGTCTTCCCGATTCTGGGCAGAGATCAGCACCCGCGAATTTGCCCAGGCGCAGACCAGCGGCCTGGCGGCCAGCACGGTCGCAGTGCTGCCGGTGGGGGCGGTGGAGCAGCATGGCCCGCATTTGCCGGTATCGGTGGATGCCACTCTGTTGGAAGGCATTGTGGCGGCGGCCATGCCGCTGTTGCCGGCTGAGGTACCGGTGCTGGTGCTGCCGGCGCAGAACATTGGCCTCAGCACCGAGCACCTGAACTTTCCCGGCACCCTGAGCCTACCGCCCAAGCTCATCATCGATCTCTGGACGGCGCTGGGCCAGGCGGTGGCGCGTGCGGGCATCCGAAAGCTGCTGATGTTCAACACCCATGGCGGGCAGGTGGCGGTGATGGATATCGTTGCGCGCGAGCTGCGCATGGCCCATGGCATGCTGGTCTACAGCAGCAGCTGGGGGGGACTGCCGTTGCCGGCCGAGGTGACGGGCCTGTTCAGCGCCGAGGAGCACCGCTTTGGCATCCATGGCGGCGAGGTGGAAACCTCCATGATGCTGCATCTCGCGCCCGCGCAGGTGGACATGGCGCAGGCGGGCTGTTTCCATTCCACATCGCAGGACCGGGCGCAGCGCTTTGCGATTGTCGGCAATGGCAAGAGCGCCAAGATGGGCTGGGCGATGGAGGATTACAACCCTTGCGGCGCCGTTGGCAATGCCGCTGGCGCCACGGCAGACAAAGGCCGGGCGGTGGTTGAAGCGGCGGCCCAGCAACTGGCCTTGCTGCTGCAGGAGATTCACCAGCTGGCGTGGACGGTGACACCCCGCTGA